The proteins below come from a single Dinghuibacter silviterrae genomic window:
- a CDS encoding Gfo/Idh/MocA family protein, translating to MLRLGILGLGEGRSAISAALHSDRYQLRNICDRNEALCRERVEEFGFPTYTLNYQDLLDDPGIDVIAIYTPDHLHADHVKAALLHGKHVVCTKPFIDDLGRGQELIDLSEATGRKVFVGQSSRFFEPMRRQRADYEAGLIGDLVTVEAYYHADHRWFLAKGWSLGERFKWLYGGLSHPVDLVRWYLPDIVEVMGYGLLSPNGRKGGLQHEDTMHFIFKAADGRVARVSGAYTGPVQPVTRDSEMSCILRGSEGCSQADYMDLRYAITDRTGEERIVTWEHKLKHYFRFEGKSHHAGEYQNYLDYFADCLAEGRTAYPDVREGIGTVALLQAMDQSLTTGKPVSL from the coding sequence ATGTTACGACTTGGCATTCTTGGTTTGGGAGAGGGCCGCAGCGCCATCTCCGCCGCCCTTCACAGCGATCGCTATCAATTGCGGAACATCTGCGACCGGAACGAGGCGCTTTGCCGCGAACGCGTGGAAGAGTTCGGTTTTCCGACCTATACCCTGAACTACCAGGACCTCCTGGACGACCCCGGCATCGATGTGATTGCGATCTATACGCCGGACCACCTCCATGCGGACCACGTCAAGGCAGCCCTGCTCCACGGCAAACATGTGGTATGTACAAAACCTTTTATTGACGACCTCGGCCGCGGACAGGAACTCATCGATCTAAGCGAAGCCACAGGACGCAAAGTATTCGTCGGCCAAAGCTCGCGCTTTTTCGAACCCATGCGCCGGCAACGCGCGGACTACGAAGCGGGGCTCATCGGGGATCTCGTCACGGTAGAAGCGTATTATCACGCCGACCACCGCTGGTTCCTGGCCAAAGGATGGTCATTGGGCGAAAGATTCAAATGGCTCTACGGTGGTCTCAGCCATCCCGTCGACCTCGTCCGCTGGTACCTGCCCGACATCGTGGAAGTCATGGGGTATGGCCTGCTCAGCCCCAACGGCCGCAAGGGCGGTCTGCAACACGAGGACACCATGCACTTTATCTTCAAGGCCGCCGACGGCCGGGTCGCCCGGGTCAGCGGCGCCTATACCGGCCCCGTCCAACCCGTTACCCGCGACAGCGAAATGAGCTGTATCCTCCGCGGGTCCGAAGGCTGCAGCCAGGCCGACTATATGGACCTGCGGTATGCCATTACCGACCGGACCGGGGAGGAGCGCATCGTCACCTGGGAGCACAAGCTCAAACACTATTTCCGTTTTGAAGGCAAAAGCCACCACGCCGGCGAATACCAGAACTACCTGGACTACTTCGCGGACTGCCTGGCAGAAGGACGCACCGCCTACCCCGACGTCAGGGAAGGCATAGGGACCGTCGCCCTCCTCCAGGCCATGGACCAATCCCTCACCACCGGTAAACCCGTTTCCCTATGA